A genomic region of Anopheles coustani chromosome 3, idAnoCousDA_361_x.2, whole genome shotgun sequence contains the following coding sequences:
- the LOC131259016 gene encoding uncharacterized protein LOC131259016, whose translation MKTQNGIKVKIVEDKPRYVWWKAYRLRQKRKVCKARAKKSSIHLITNQQQSDPHLAGISEAVDTNWSIDSYRQPSDTNSFWNLKKWFMELHKETIPEDELITLAQAFANAEALGCCYPPELMDRLKRLGEPIARVYRNLKTNKCTPTFVPASDAARLDLHRITYGQHLDYVKQWHIANLRPIIPTYSLAEVFQNIVVVNNSLKETTEWFERLDCGTISLVMQQLKPTEFEVKAFVCNIFITKATGSYDRAYSQCVADLIEIFKNYCYQVNYITRFPCLQYNVEKLVDETDGQSKCLRNDNIGYRMLQKLGWTGGPLGSNHTGIIDPISVPAKHDRRGLGCTKPTKKKRSSKACEQHCSMDVPFYNDLMDAALARRPYYDLIFSPEFNESERIILTRLAVQRRLRCETRLLEDGQMQFTIKRYPLPPHEVLLRVLVDKDPLIRKFYAVLPPKFGRIPK comes from the exons ATGAAAACTCAAAATGGTATCAAAGTGAAGATCGTTGAAGATAAACCACGTTATGTTTGGTGGAAAGCTTACAGGTTACGGCAAAAACGTAAAGTTTGTAAAGCACGTGCTAAAAAATCAAGTATTCATCTGATAACAAACCAACAGCAAAGTGATCCCCACCTGGCTGGGATATCTGAGGCGGTAGACACCAATTGGTCCATCGACAGTTACCGGCAGCCTAGTGATACGAATTCCTTTTGGAATTTGAAGAAATGGTTCATGGAACTGCACAAAGAGACCATCCCCGAGGACGAATTGATTACCCTTGCACAAGCGTTTGCCAATGCGGAGGCACTGGGATGTTGCTACCCGCCGGAATTGATGGATCGACTGAAGCGGCTGGGCGAACCGATAGCACGAGTGTATCGTAATTTGAAAACGAACAAGTGTACCCCAACTTTTGTTCCGGCCAGCGATGCTGCAAGATTGGACCTGCATAGGATAACCTACGGGCAGCATCTTGATTATGTAAAGCAATGGCACATTGCAAACCTTCGCCCAATCATTCCCACCTACTCGCTGGcggaagtgtttcaaaacattgtTGTAGTAAACAATTCACTAAAAGAAACCACGGAGTGGTTTGAACGTTTGGACTGTGGCACCATATCTTTGGTGATGCAGCAACTAAAGCCTACTGAGTTCGAAGTGAAAGCGTTTGTGTGCAATATTTTCATCACCAAAGCAACCGGTTCGTACGATCGAGCATATTCGCAGTGTGTGGCAGATCTCATCGAAATCTTCAAAAACTACTGCTACCAAGTCAAT TATATTACACGCTTTCCCTGCCTTCAGTACAACGTCGAAAAGCTAGTAGATGAAACGGACGGACAATCAAAGTGCCTACGTAACGATAACATTGGCTACCGAATGCTGCAGAAACTTGGCTGGACCGGTGGACCACTAGGTTCTAACCACACGGGTATCATCGATCCCATAAGTGTACCTGCCAAACATGACCGACGGGGATTGGGCTGTACAAAACCCACGAAGAAAAAACGATCCTCCAAAGCCTGCGAGCAGCACTGTTCGATGGACGTTCCCTTTTATAACGATCTGATGGACGCTGCGCTGGCCCGCAGACCGTACTATGATCTTATATTTTCTCCGGAATTCAACGAAAGCGAACGTATTATTCTTACCAG GCTTGCGGTCCAGAGAAGACTTCGCTGTGAAACGCGCCTATTGGAGGACGGACAGATGCAATTCACTATCAAACGATATCCGTTGCCGCCACATGAGGTCCTGCTAAGGGTGCTGGTGGATAAGGATCCACTCATTCGGAAGTTCTACGCAGTCTTACCACCCAAATTCGGTCGAATTCCCAAGTGA